From Synoicihabitans lomoniglobus, the proteins below share one genomic window:
- a CDS encoding GxxExxY protein → MKKAPGKSVTKGVMTPSKDPVFLLCDQIRETAFALQRHLRHGHLEKIYENGMLHRLSKQGVSVKQQHPVPVYDEDGTLLGDLFADLFVADQIIVELKAVRQLSDDHVSQILGYLRSSQIEHGLLINFGSPRLEVRKFALSQIN, encoded by the coding sequence GTGAAAAAGGCACCGGGGAAATCCGTTACAAAGGGTGTTATGACACCCTCCAAAGATCCTGTATTTCTCCTGTGTGATCAGATTCGCGAAACAGCCTTCGCTCTTCAACGCCACCTCCGTCACGGCCATCTCGAAAAAATTTACGAAAACGGAATGCTCCACCGCCTGAGCAAACAAGGCGTAAGCGTTAAACAGCAACATCCGGTCCCGGTTTACGACGAAGATGGAACGCTGCTGGGAGACCTTTTTGCCGACCTCTTCGTCGCCGACCAAATCATCGTTGAGCTAAAAGCTGTTCGGCAACTTTCCGACGACCATGTTTCACAAATCCTCGGCTATCTTCGGTCCTCCCAAATCGAACACGGCTTACTCATTAACTTCGGATCCCCTCGCCTCGAGGTCCGCAAGTTTGCCCTTTCTCAAATCAATTAG
- a CDS encoding GbsR/MarR family transcriptional regulator, whose translation MAASAEEPGRDPAKLSKFESEVVAVFVDMLQTLGLPKSYGEIYGLLYATAEPLGFAEIHDRLELSKGSISGGIKALKELGAIRAVGNTTDRRELFEPEVELRKLLLAFLAERLEPQLKANMARMAQLDSLLKTSPLQSGQRNALQARLSKLTKWRQKAAGLLPWIKKFLG comes from the coding sequence TTGGCTGCGTCTGCCGAAGAACCGGGACGTGACCCGGCGAAGCTGTCGAAATTCGAATCCGAGGTCGTCGCCGTGTTTGTCGACATGCTGCAAACCCTCGGGTTACCCAAGTCCTATGGGGAAATCTACGGCCTGCTTTACGCCACGGCTGAGCCGCTGGGTTTTGCGGAAATTCACGACCGCTTGGAGCTCAGTAAAGGCTCGATCAGCGGCGGTATCAAAGCGCTCAAGGAACTCGGAGCGATTCGAGCAGTGGGCAACACCACCGACCGCCGCGAGCTGTTCGAACCCGAAGTCGAGCTACGCAAACTCCTGCTCGCCTTCCTGGCCGAGCGATTGGAACCCCAGCTCAAGGCCAACATGGCTCGCATGGCCCAACTCGATAGCCTCCTGAAGACGAGCCCGCTCCAGTCCGGCCAACGCAACGCCCTGCAAGCGCGTCTGAGCAAACTCACCAAGTGGCGTCAAAAAGCCGCCGGCCTGCTGCCATGGATCAAGAAGTTTTTGGGGTAG
- a CDS encoding exosortase-associated EpsI family protein — protein sequence MSSPALPQLFEPISHEPRMKTIHPRLGRWLILPAGVLLAAFAFQWIPVKRVEKFPPGKPLAELLPQTSPDWTVEDRPLGDTEMLADKIASLLRYDDYIFRSYRRGDVEIAVYIGYWKPGSEDPREVGRHTPDVCWTGAGWTLEGGEQEAVLTTPEIKTQTGQLRRFSIGGAEQHVVFWHLHGGVTSGYGMGDLGNWKKRAPVLLANLRANNWGFAETEQCLIRISSNRPLDEVEHQALFGDILRATKVLGLAGVAGG from the coding sequence ATGTCCTCTCCGGCTTTGCCGCAATTGTTCGAGCCGATCAGCCATGAGCCACGCATGAAAACCATCCATCCCCGATTAGGTCGTTGGCTGATTCTCCCTGCTGGAGTATTGCTGGCTGCTTTCGCCTTCCAGTGGATTCCGGTGAAGCGGGTCGAGAAGTTTCCCCCGGGCAAGCCCCTGGCGGAGTTACTTCCGCAGACATCTCCCGACTGGACGGTGGAGGACCGGCCGCTCGGTGACACCGAAATGCTCGCCGACAAAATCGCGTCCCTCCTTCGCTACGATGACTATATTTTTAGGAGCTACCGTCGCGGAGACGTGGAGATCGCGGTCTATATTGGTTATTGGAAACCTGGTTCAGAAGATCCCCGCGAGGTAGGTCGCCACACGCCGGACGTGTGTTGGACCGGTGCCGGATGGACGTTGGAAGGGGGAGAGCAGGAGGCAGTCTTAACGACGCCAGAAATTAAAACTCAAACCGGGCAATTGCGTCGCTTTTCCATCGGCGGGGCGGAACAGCACGTCGTTTTCTGGCATCTGCATGGGGGCGTGACCTCCGGTTACGGCATGGGTGATCTGGGCAACTGGAAGAAACGCGCTCCCGTCCTGCTGGCCAACCTGCGAGCGAACAACTGGGGCTTTGCGGAAACCGAGCAATGTCTGATCCGGATCAGCTCGAACCGCCCGCTCGACGAGGTTGAACACCAAGCGTTGTTCGGTGACATCCTGCGAGCCACCAAAGTTCTCGGACTGGCGGGAGTGGCGGGAGGGTAG
- the cysD gene encoding sulfate adenylyltransferase subunit CysD yields the protein MSSYSVNHLQHLESEAIFILRETAAQFQRPVLLFSGGKDSIVVAHLAKKAFWPGRMPFPLMHVDTGHNFPETITYRDKFVADIGAQLVVASVQKSIDEGRAQEETGANASRNALQTVTLLDAIEENEFDCALGGARRDEEKARAKERFFSHRDEFGQWDPKNQRPELWNLFNGRKGPGEHFRVFPLSNWTEMDVWQYIKQEEIPLPSIYFTHEREVIRRGGTLIAVTDFISPQPGETVEKRQVRFRTVGDATCTGAVESPAESLDDVIAEVAAARQTERGTRADDKRSDTAMEDRKKAGYF from the coding sequence ATGTCTTCGTATTCCGTAAACCACCTTCAACACCTCGAGAGCGAGGCGATCTTCATTCTCCGCGAGACCGCGGCGCAGTTTCAGCGGCCCGTGCTTTTATTTAGCGGGGGCAAGGACTCGATCGTCGTCGCTCATTTGGCCAAGAAGGCGTTCTGGCCGGGGCGGATGCCGTTCCCGCTCATGCACGTGGATACGGGGCATAATTTCCCCGAAACGATCACCTATCGGGATAAGTTCGTCGCCGACATCGGCGCGCAGCTCGTCGTCGCCAGTGTGCAAAAATCCATCGATGAGGGCCGCGCCCAAGAGGAAACCGGAGCCAACGCGTCCCGCAACGCGTTGCAGACCGTCACACTGCTGGATGCTATCGAAGAAAATGAGTTCGACTGCGCCCTCGGTGGTGCCCGGCGCGACGAGGAAAAGGCCCGCGCCAAGGAACGTTTCTTCTCCCACCGCGACGAGTTCGGCCAATGGGACCCCAAAAACCAACGCCCCGAGCTCTGGAATCTTTTCAATGGTCGCAAGGGACCGGGCGAACACTTCCGCGTGTTTCCCCTCTCCAACTGGACCGAGATGGATGTGTGGCAATACATCAAGCAGGAGGAGATTCCCCTGCCCTCGATTTACTTCACCCACGAACGCGAGGTGATCCGACGCGGCGGCACCCTCATCGCCGTCACCGACTTCATCAGCCCGCAGCCCGGCGAGACCGTTGAAAAACGGCAGGTTCGTTTCCGCACCGTGGGTGATGCCACCTGCACGGGTGCCGTCGAATCTCCGGCCGAAAGCTTGGACGACGTCATCGCCGAAGTCGCCGCCGCCCGCCAAACCGAACGCGGCACCCGCGCCGACGACAAACGCAGCGACACCGCCATGGAAGACCGTAAAAAAGCAGGATATTTTTAG
- a CDS encoding DNA-methyltransferase produces the protein MLKPNSIIQADVIDGLRSLPDGTFQLIIADPPYGNVLVDHAWDTDLDADSYLAWTAAWFRAALVKLRPNGLIYVFGQLGQREHRWIEVTALLCRSGAFHDQLIWDRVVGYNDRRDSYTPAYEICLVLKKSADAQPYFNKDAVRIPYDKCTIDRYLKDKRYKDMDARRAHLETGKFATNLLRVPSLKGSSREKVGHPSQKPERLIEMLISSSSKKDDWVLDPFFGSGTTGVVGQRLGRKWVGIERDSDYCEMARARLRRLNSEY, from the coding sequence ATGCTGAAACCGAATAGCATCATTCAGGCGGACGTCATCGACGGGCTGCGCTCCCTGCCCGATGGCACGTTCCAGCTCATCATCGCCGATCCGCCCTACGGCAATGTGTTGGTCGACCATGCCTGGGATACAGATCTCGATGCGGATTCCTACTTGGCGTGGACCGCGGCATGGTTTCGAGCAGCGTTGGTAAAACTCCGACCGAACGGGCTCATTTACGTGTTTGGTCAGCTCGGCCAACGCGAACATCGCTGGATTGAAGTCACTGCCCTGCTCTGCCGCTCGGGGGCGTTTCACGACCAACTGATCTGGGATCGCGTGGTCGGTTACAACGACCGCCGCGACAGTTACACGCCCGCCTACGAAATCTGCCTCGTGCTCAAAAAATCCGCCGATGCCCAACCGTATTTCAACAAGGACGCCGTGCGCATTCCCTACGATAAGTGCACCATCGATCGCTACCTGAAAGACAAACGATACAAAGACATGGACGCCCGTCGCGCCCACCTCGAAACAGGGAAGTTCGCCACGAACCTCCTCCGCGTCCCCAGCTTGAAGGGAAGTAGTCGTGAAAAGGTGGGACATCCAAGCCAGAAACCTGAACGGCTGATCGAAATGCTGATTTCCAGCAGCTCAAAGAAAGACGATTGGGTGCTGGACCCGTTTTTCGGCAGCGGCACCACCGGTGTCGTGGGCCAACGACTCGGTCGCAAGTGGGTCGGGATCGAGCGCGATTCAGATTATTGCGAAATGGCGAGGGCGCGACTGCGTCGCTTGAATTCGGAGTATTAA